From Candidatus Paceibacterota bacterium:
AACGCTCCCATACGAACTTATGGCTGGTTGTACCGCCACGATTGACTACATTGCTAATTTGGTTGAAAGCGATCAACCAAATCGACGGCAGAGAATCATTCATTCGATGCAGGAACTAGAAAAGTACGAAGAAGATCTATTTAGGCTCATGGAAAATGAAATTAAGTCCCTACCCGGTGTGAGCACGTATGGTCATGCGTCTAAACGCACTCCTACAATTTATTTCAAGCTCATGGGCTTAGAAGGCGTTGAGGTATCTAGGCAATTGTCGAGGCAGAAAGTAAATGCCCCCGCTGGAAATTTCTACGCACTCGAGGTCTCCCGAGCACTTGGACTTGGTGATTCTGGCGCGGTGCGTGTGGGATTAGCGCCCTACAGTACATTCGATGACGTCACCCGTTTACTCAATGGATTACGTGAATTAGCGAAGTAAATTACATACGTAAATAGGATGCTCCGTTGAAGTCCAAAACTGCACCACTTGCCCATTCGCTATCAGCAGACGCCAGGAAGTAAACAGCTTTTGCCAATTCTTCTGGTTTTGCAACACGATTAAATGGACTTTGAGCACGAATCCCATCGCCCTCGGGGCCATCTAACAATCTCGACGCCATTTTAGTTTCAACAAATCCTGGCGCCAATGTTGTGACACCAATATGCATCGGCGCCAATGCCTTCGCAATGGACTGACCAAAAGCGACGATTGCAGCTTTAGATGCACCATATGCGGGGCTCGCTGGTTCTCCACGGAAAGCCCCTCGTGAACCAATGTTTACAATACGTGATGCAGCGTTTTTAGGCATATGTTGCAATGCGCACCAAGAGACATTAGCAGCGCCAATTAGGTTCACTCCTATAGTTTGCTCCCAAGCACGTTGCCATTCCTCATAGGTTGTAGATTCGATGGGATGGTCAATGAAGATACCGGCATTGTTGATGAGCACATCAATTTTTCCAAATTCGTGAGCGACGTGGTCAACCATTGTTCGGATTGCCTGAGGCTCGCGCAGATCAGCTTGGGCGGTGATATGGCCCTCACCTGATAGAGATTTAACGACGCTCTCAGCATCCGCATTCGACGACACGTAATGAATAGCAATGCGATCACCAGCCCCCGCGAATTCGCGAGCGATGGCAGCCCCGATGCCTCGAGATCCCCCTGTTATGAGTACTGCGCGTTTAGTCATTACCGAACTCTAATAGTTAGTTCGCAAAAAAATAGAAGAAGGCCATGTAGACAAGAAAAATGCTAATCCCAAAGTGCGCCCGAGGGGACGAAACTGGGCACTGGGAGTCGAGTCTCATTTTGAAATGTTGACCCAATTGAAGATCGAATCCGCCTGTACGTCATTGCGGATCAACACTCCGCGCCAGATCTCCAAAGCCATGGTTAATTAGACACTCACGGGTTGCTCACCAACCATGTCGAAAAGGTCTCAATTGTGCCAGAACTTGAATTTATCAGTTTATTAACTTGATCCATGAACCATTTAGTACGTCTTTCGATGGAAAGGTTTTCCCAAGACGGTAAGGTAGCAAGGTCACTACTCATATTGGTTCTAGATCTGGCATACTCACTCACTTTGTCAACGCCAGATGCATCCTTAAAGGGGCGCTGTTGTATCTGTCTATTAATCGGGGCATCTAGTAGCGTTAGATTTCCAGGTCGCTCGATCATCTCCTTATAATCTTCACCAGTGAGGCGAAGTACCGCTTCCCAATGGGGGGTAGCAGTCTGAGGAGCAATATGTTCAATCTGATAATGTTCTGGATTGAGCACTACGGCTCGACCACTTATCGCGTCTTCAATACTTAGCAACATCGCTTTTGCCCACGCTGAACTTATGCCGTCAGAAAAATAACCCTGCGCATCCGCGGCCGTAGGGGCGAGAGCAGTTAAATCGGCTACTACTTCTCCCACATCTTGTACTGATTTTAGCTTTTGACAAATAGTTTGGAACTCCCCTTCTAGCACTTGAGCATTACGCCCTAGAATCGGCCAACTCAATGCAACGCGAAAAACCAAACCCACTATCTCCTCTTGATGTCTCTTGGATAGAGCGATTGCAGGATCCAAAACCTTAAGAAGCAAGACACGATAACTATCGGCAATTATGTTCAGTGCGTGTAACTGTGTTTGGCACTTGCCTACAGGGGGTGTTTTTAGGTCACTGTAAATAAGGCTTGCGCTCTGAATTTGAGACCACAGATCATCAGCGTTCTGCGAGGGAGTCTTACCGCCCCTCACATCTCCTATAAGTCCAATAGCAGTACTGGAGATTGCGCGAGACGTCACTTTCCTGGGTTGAATCGAAAGCAAAAAATGTCGAAGAAACTTATCAGGATCCGATCCAGCAATATTAGTGAGCACCACTTCCCACTCTTGGTGCACCTGGCGAAATTTTGCGAGTCTTTGGGTTTCCGGAAGATTAGCGGTGGTCGTAGTAAGAATATATCCACGGACTAAATCAAAAACTCCAAGTGGGAGTCCACGATCATTAATAGTCATGAAGACATCAAGAGATTCACCGGTGCTACTTGTCATAATAGGCAACACATTCATGTGCATAACAAGTCCGTCTGCGAGAGCTTTTATTCTTAGCAACTTCTCCTCTTCCGCCACATGAGCGGTGAGATCATCCTCCACTAATTTCTTGATTTGCCAATATGCCTTTCGAAAATCAAGAGTGATTCCTCGACTTTCGCTACTATCTCGCCGCGGGATCGCATTGTTGTTTCTTGGGATAACAGGAAAACCAGATTCTGGCTTAAGCGCCTCATCAAAATGGGTTTTGATCAGTAAATTGGAATTGTATTTGGATCTTGTGCTACTCCCCACGTAGAGGAATTTTTCAATTTCCGATAATACGGGAATATCTCGTTCAGTCGCTGAACTCGCACGTATTGTTTGGGAACTCAACCGTCTAACTTCATCCCGAAGTCTTGCCATCAAGATAAATATCGTGGTCAATCTCTGTTGCCCATCAACAATTTCACACTTAACCGGATTGTCGGCATCAATCTGTAGAATTAGACTTCCAAGGAAGTGTGACTTCCTGTCACTTGTCACTAAAAGTAGATCCGACCACAATTCTTCAATATTATTGGAATTCCAACTATAATTTCTTTGATAGTCCGCGACGCTAATGGTATCAAAACCACTAATCGCAGTGAACAAACTCGATATATTTGTAGAAGAGACCATTTGGAAACGATATACGATAATTTCCCTCTTTTGAATGCTTCGAACGATCGGTTTTGATTAATAAATTCGTTTGATCTCAGATTCAAGATATGGGCACTCCACTTCGTCCTATCAGATGAAGAGCTCTAGCACTTGATCGATTCAATCCGGAATCGTGTGGCTTAAATGATGGGAATTCAAGGGAATACTGGAGGATGGAGTACTTCCCAATTGACGGAAGCAGGCCCTTGTCATTACGCCTCGTAAACAGAATACGAACTTCAGGAATCTAGAAAGTCGAGGCCTCAGCTAGTCTTTGCAAAAAGTGCCCCCGGAGGGACGTAACTGGCACTGGGAATCCAGGGTGGCTCTGGCGTAAAACGAGGAAGTTCTGTACCTTCACGAGGGCATGACGCGAAGATGCGCGCATATCTCAGAAGGAGGTTCGATACTTGGATCGAGGTATTCTTTTTTTGTTAGGAGCGGGAGCCTCTAGGGACGCTGGCTTACCTCTAGCAAGCGAGTTGACTCAGCACATCGTTGGGGACATAAATAACACGATCCAGAATG
This genomic window contains:
- a CDS encoding SDR family oxidoreductase, giving the protein MTKRAVLITGGSRGIGAAIAREFAGAGDRIAIHYVSSNADAESVVKSLSGEGHITAQADLREPQAIRTMVDHVAHEFGKIDVLINNAGIFIDHPIESTTYEEWQRAWEQTIGVNLIGAANVSWCALQHMPKNAASRIVNIGSRGAFRGEPASPAYGASKAAIVAFGQSIAKALAPMHIGVTTLAPGFVETKMASRLLDGPEGDGIRAQSPFNRVAKPEELAKAVYFLASADSEWASGAVLDFNGASYLRM
- a CDS encoding DUF262 domain-containing HNH endonuclease family protein, producing the protein MVSSTNISSLFTAISGFDTISVADYQRNYSWNSNNIEELWSDLLLVTSDRKSHFLGSLILQIDADNPVKCEIVDGQQRLTTIFILMARLRDEVRRLSSQTIRASSATERDIPVLSEIEKFLYVGSSTRSKYNSNLLIKTHFDEALKPESGFPVIPRNNNAIPRRDSSESRGITLDFRKAYWQIKKLVEDDLTAHVAEEEKLLRIKALADGLVMHMNVLPIMTSSTGESLDVFMTINDRGLPLGVFDLVRGYILTTTTANLPETQRLAKFRQVHQEWEVVLTNIAGSDPDKFLRHFLLSIQPRKVTSRAISSTAIGLIGDVRGGKTPSQNADDLWSQIQSASLIYSDLKTPPVGKCQTQLHALNIIADSYRVLLLKVLDPAIALSKRHQEEIVGLVFRVALSWPILGRNAQVLEGEFQTICQKLKSVQDVGEVVADLTALAPTAADAQGYFSDGISSAWAKAMLLSIEDAISGRAVVLNPEHYQIEHIAPQTATPHWEAVLRLTGEDYKEMIERPGNLTLLDAPINRQIQQRPFKDASGVDKVSEYARSRTNMSSDLATLPSWENLSIERRTKWFMDQVNKLINSSSGTIETFSTWLVSNP